A stretch of Rhinopithecus roxellana isolate Shanxi Qingling chromosome 12, ASM756505v1, whole genome shotgun sequence DNA encodes these proteins:
- the LOC104660954 gene encoding zinc finger protein 254 isoform X2 gives MDDSFQKVILRRHEKYGPENLQLRKGYKSVDECKVNKEGYNAYNQCFTTAQSKVFQSDKYLKVLFKFLNSNRHKIRHTEKKSSKGKKCVKPFYMLSHKTQHKSIYQREMSYKCKECGKTFNWSSALNNHRKIYTEEKSYKCAEYGKASKQLSTLTTHEIIHAGEKLYKCEECGEAFNRPSNLTTHKIIHTGEKLYKCEECGKAFFWSSTLTEHKRIHTRKKPYKCEECGKAFIWSSTLTRHKRMHTGEKPYKCEECGKAFSQSSTLTTHKIIHTGEKRYKCLECGKAFKQLSTLTTHKIIHVGEKLYKCEECGKGFNRSSNLTTHKIIHTGEKPYKCEECGKAFIWSSTLTKHKRIHTREKPYKCEECGKTFIWSSTLTRHKRMHTGEKPYRCEECGKAFSQSSTLTTHKIIHTGEKPYKCEECGKAFNWSSTLTKHKIIHTEEKPYQCEKCGKAFKQSSILTNHKRIHTGEKPYKCEECGKSFSRSSTFTKHKVIHTGVKPYKCEECGKAFFWSSTLTKHKRIHTGEQPSKWGKCGKAVNQPSHLTTDRITHIGEKYYKYE, from the coding sequence ATGGATGATTCTTTTCAAAAAGTAATACTGAGAAGACATGAAAAATATGGACCTGAGAATTTACAGTTAAGAAAAGGCTATAAAAGTGTGGATGAGTGTAAGGTGAACAAAGAAGGTTATAATGCATATAACCAGTGTTTCACAACTGCTCAGAGCAAAGTATTTCAAagtgataaatatttgaaagtcttatttaaatttttaaattcaaacagACATAAGATAAGACATACTGAAAAGAAATCTTCCAAAGGTAAAAAATGTGTCAAACCATTTTACATGCTTTCACATAAAACCCAACACAAAAGCATTTATCAGAGAGAGATGtcctacaaatgtaaagaatgtggaaaaacctTTAATTGGTCCTCAGCCCTTAATAATCATAGGAAAATTTATACTGAAGAGAAATCCTACAAATGTGCAGAGTATGGCAAAGCTTCTAAGCAACTGTCAACCCTTACTACACATGAAATAATTCATGCTGGAGAGAAGCTCTACAAATGCGAAGAATGTGGTGAAGCTTTTAATCGACCCTCAAAtcttactacacataagataattcatactggagagaaactttacaagtgtgaagaatgtggcaaagcattTTTCTGGTCCTCAACCCTTACtgaacataagagaattcatactagaaagaaaccctacaagtgtgaagaatgtggcaaagcattTATATGGTCCTCAACCCTAACTAGACATAAGAGGAtgcacactggagagaaaccttacaaatgtgaagaatgtggcaaagcttttagccaatcctcaacccttactacacataagataattcacacaggagagaaacgcTACAAATGTttagaatgtggcaaagcttttaagcaACTCTCAACTCTTACtacacataaaataattcatgttggagagaaactctacaaatgtgaagaatgtggcaaaggttTTAATCGATCTTCAAAtcttactacacataagataattcatactggagagaaaccttacaagtgtgaagaatgtggcaaagcttttatctggtcctcaacccttactaaacataagagaattcatactagagagaaaccctacaaatgtgaagaatgtggcaagaCATTTATATGGTCCTCAACCCTAACTAGACATAAGAGGAtgcacactggagagaaaccctacagatgtgaagaatgtggcaaagcttttagccaatcctcaacccttactacgcataagataattcatactggagagaaaccctacaaatgtgaagaatgtggcaaagcctttaactggTCCTCAACtcttactaaacataagataattcatactgaagagaaaccctACCAATGTGAgaaatgtggcaaagcctttaagcAGTCTTCAATCCTTACTAaccataagagaattcatactggagagaaaccctacaaatgtgaagaatgtggcaaatctTTTAGCCGGTCTTCAACTTTTActaaacataaggtaattcatactggagtaaaaccctacaaatgtgaagaatgtggcaaagcctttttCTGGTCCTCAACCCTAactaaacataagagaattcatactggagagcaACCCTCCAAATGGGGAAAATGTGGCAAAGCCGTTAACCAGCCCTCACACCTCACCACAGATAGGATAACTCATATTGGAGAGAAATATTACAAGTATGAATAA